One window of the Clupea harengus chromosome 20, Ch_v2.0.2, whole genome shotgun sequence genome contains the following:
- the LOC105903066 gene encoding cadherin-related family member 2-like isoform X2: protein MVSSALSVLHTEMGRLTIISFLVLVTLTAKAHSNLIPEITTDDLIRVREDTPVGHRAFMINATDPEGVPLRYSFKSVSALFQPNPTTGEVTVKSPLDREGQEVHTLMLVVSDGVYTDVQKTVTVVLEDGNDNQPVFQGTPYNAKIPENAALGTTVLRVSAKDADSGTSGYVGYYMSGVTPSDGAGLFEIGERTGAITLMGGLSFTEKSTFYQLDVTAKDGGGILEGQQVIQSSSVFIFVNVEDVPDIDPLFVNLPSTATVEEGTPSGTSVFKVRARDPDTGINSPIKYSIASASATGLFQIDEDSGVISVQAPFDREQYLESDGVITLEIKAEESTPNVHDVNAFATSEIQITIRDVNDNKPEFYDCTEACVIQNTFSGNIDEHSAVGLSVLGLSMKVIDGDKGENSTFTLSIEGPGKDAFSVSPSRAVSNTIVQILMKTPADVDFEKGAFMTVKLIAVDTKKEEFKSTATVTITINDINDNSPKFKQETYNLEIEEHSPAGTEIATITATDPDTEDVGNIVYKLLPESMLEFFNVDPDTGRITVENGDLLDREGRSFYSANLQAKDKANNTGTAILEITLLDKNDNAPKMIRESYIAFVNEGPGVNLKLQIQAIDDDQPGTDNSKIEYQIVESEFSHDFTINKDTGILKMTDALDREALDPALNGVIELNVTAYDKGIPPLGTSVIVEINVGDINDNSPLFQKKEYNFEVKESEKGAFINSVLAKDKDQTEMNNRISFSITGGSSGTFSVRSVPAPNNTGYWGNISVDQDIELDYETRKTYTFKVQALDLDRKEDSATVILKVLDVNDETPSLKTGLVIETKENNTVDGGVIGKIVGDDKDTVHQLEYELLRTECPCNESGVCQEEWFLVEPSGNVKINPEYVVDYESCHEVILHVQVTDTLTELGKNSSEGTITVRIEDINDHVPEFIQTQPNFVVAESTDRDTSVASVSATDRDSGENAIITFEVLAVRFVNNNNETEDLNKIFKVDQPPTPSDNTGIIRSLQSLDASKKGRYVITVEVKDKGGLSSTSEVVIFTVDQTFKVSLEFRSTAEDFANNQANIKWALESSTGTTVHIVKVSGQTEQRAAALTIVEAYFIFPDGTALQHDTVLNMVNGNGNTEYRDVLLGQGLSGVNAGSEDNQGEGNIEMFLLLGVVGGLVIVLIVMSTLLVFMRRNYQRKLKAAKAMNSATMSISENQKSGPVVPGTNKYTMEGANPVLNLNIETTTDLGFDEEDSNNDRSSHQINCLYCLNSLDYNIDMNMSEKDTMPMMVIEEEDEENGQNYYEPLGAALAQRGKRKGGEDTPSLTFDNPALSTTDL from the exons ATGGTATCGAGTGCACTGTCAG TGCTACACACAGAAATGGGGCGGTTGACGATCATTTCCTTTCTTGTCCTAGTGACTTTAACTGCCAAAG CCCACAGTAATTTGATCCCAGAAATCACCACAGATGATCTCATTCGTGTTCGTGAGGACACCCCTGTAG GTCATCGTGCATTTATGATTAATGCAACGGATCCTGAAGGGGTACCACTGAGATACAGTTTTAAATCTGTGTCAGCCCTTTTCCAGCCTAACCCGACGACAGGAGAGGTAACAGTCAAGTCTCCACTGGACAGAGAG GGGCAGGAAGTACACACGTTAATGCTAGTAGTCAGTGATGGTGTATACACAGAT GTGCAAAAAACAGTTACTGTAGTATTAGAAGATGGTAATGACAACCAGCCTGTATTCCAAGGGACACCATATAATGCCAAAATTCCAGAG AATGCAGCCCTAGGGACCACTGTTTTAAGAGTGTCCGCAAAAGATGCTGATTCAGGAACTTCTGGATATGTGGGCTATTATATGTCTGGG GTCACACCAAGTGATGGAGCAGGTCTCTTTGAAATTGGGGAAAGAACTGGGGCTATCACACTGATGGGAGGACTGAGCTTCACAGAGAAAAGCACTTTCTATCAGTTAGATGTCACCGCAAAG gATGGTGGTGGGATACTTGAAGGACAGCAAGTTATTCAGTCAAGCTCAGTCTTCATCTTTGTTAATGTGGAGGATGTCCCAGATATAGACCCTCTGTTCGTGAATCTCCCCAGCACTGCCACTGTGGAGGAAGGAACTCCTTCG GGTACATCTGTCTTTAAAGTGCGAGCCAGAGACCCCGACACAGGCATCAACTCACCGATAAAGTACAGCATTGCAA gcGCCTCTGCAACTGGCCTGTTCCAAATCGATGAGGATAGTGGCGTCATATCTGTCCAAGCACCATTTGATCGGGAGCAGTATTTGGAATCAGATGGAGTCATCACTCTAGAAATAAAG GCAGAGGAGTCCACACCGAATGTGCATGATGTCAATGCATTTGCAACCAGTGAAATTCAGATCACCATCAGGGACGTAAACGACAATAAACCAGAGTTTTACGATTGCACTGAGGCCTGTGTTATTCAGAACACGTTCAGTGGGAATATAGATGAGCATTCAGCTGTTGGACTCTCTGTGTTGGGCCTGAGCATGAAGGTGATAGATGGGGATAAG GGTGAAAACAGCACATTCACCCTGAGTATTGAGGGCCCAGGCAAGGAtgccttctctgtctccccaaGCCGTGCcgtgtcaaatactatagtgcAAATTCTGATGAAGACCCCTGCAGACGTCGACTTCGAGAAGGGTGCCTTTATGACAGTGAAG ttgatTGCTGTGGACACCAAAAAAGAGGAGTTCAAATCTACCGCCACTGTCACCATTACAATCAATGACATCAATGACAACAGTCCCAAATTCAAACAGGAGACCTACAACTTAGAAATTGAGGAGCACAGTCCAGCAGGAACAGAGATAGCAACCATCACA GCCACTGATCCAGATACAGAAGATGTTGGAAACATTGTCTACAAACTGCTTCCAGAGAGCAT gttggAGTTCTTCAACGTCGACCCAGACACTGGAAGAATCACAGTTGAAAACGGTGACCTTCTGGACAGAGAGGGCCGCAGTTTTTACTCTGCCAATCTGCAGGCAAAAGACAAGGCCAACAACACTGGCACTGCCATCCTGGAGATCACACTCCTGGACAAGAATGACAACGCACCAAAAATGATCAGAGAGTCGTACATTGCTTTTGTCAACGAGGGTCCTGGTGTTAACCTTAAACTTCAAATCCAG GCTATTGATGATGATCAACCTGGCACAGACAACAGCAAGATCGAGTATCAAATTGTCGAAAGTGAATTTAGTCACGATTTCACAATTAACAAGGATACTGGTATTTTAAAAATGACAGACGCCCTGGACAGGGAGGCTCTGGACCCTGCATTAAATGGAGTGATTGAGCTGAATGTGACTGCTTATGACAAAGGAATACCACCCCTTGGAACCTCGGTCATAGTGGAAATCAATGTTGGG GACATCAATGACAACAGCCCCCTCTTCCAGAAAAAAGAGTATAACTTTGAAgtgaaagaaagtgagaaag GTGCTTTCATCAACTCTGTGTTGGCCAAAGACAAGGACCAGACCGAGATGAACAACCGGATCTCGTTCAGCATCACCGGAGGCAGTTCCGGGACCTTCTCGGTCCGTAGCGTCCCAGCGCCAAACAACACAGGCTACTGGGGGAACATCAGCGTGGACCAGGACATCGAGCTAGATTATGAAACCCGCAAGACTTACACCTTCAAAGTGCAGGCTCTGGACTTGGACAGGAAAGAAGACTCAGCCACCGTGATTTTGAAAGTTTTGGATGTCAATGACGAGACGCCCAGCTTAAAAACGGGCCTAGTAATAGAAACGAAAGAGAACAACACCGTAGACGGAGGTGTGATTGGTAAGATTGTGGGTGACGATAAAGACACCGTGCACCAGCTTGAATATGAACTTCTCCGCACCGAGTGTCCATGCAATGAGTCTGGAGTTTGCCAGGAGGAGTGGTTCCtggtggagccttcagggaacGTGAAGATCAACCCAGAGTATGTGGTTGACTATGAAAGTTGCCACGAGGTGATCCTGCACGTGCAAGTGACTGACACTTTAACAGAGCTTGGCAAGAATAGCAGTGAGG GGACAATTACTGTCCGAATCGAAGATATAAATGACCACGTCCCAGAGTTCATCCAGACACAACCCAACTTTG TTGTTGCCGAAagcacagacagagatacaTCTGTGGCCAGCGTGTCT GCAACAGACCGGGACTCAGGGGAGAACGCCATCATAACGTTCGAAGTGCTGGCAGTGAGGTTCGTCAACAACAATAACGAGACTGAGGACCTTAACAAAATCTTCAAGGTGGACCAGCCACCAACACCTTCAGACAACACTGGAATAATACG ATCTCTTCAGAGTCTGGACGCCAGCAAGAAGGGGAGATATGTGATCACGGTTGAGGTGAAGGACAAAGGAGGACTGAGTTCAACTTCAGAAGTTGTG aTCTTCACCGTCGACCAGACTTTCAAAGTGTCCCTGGAGTTCCGATCTACTGCAGAAGATTTTGCTAATAACCAGGCAAATATTAAATG GGCGCTTGAGTCATCCACTGGAACAACAGTTCATATTGTCAAGGTCTCTGGACAAACAGAACAGAG GGCTGCTGCCTTAACTATTGTGGAGGCTTATTTCATCTTTCCTGATGGCACTGCCCTGCAACATGACACTGTTTTAAACATGGTGAATGGCAACGGAAACACAGAGTACCGGGATGTTCTATTAGGGCAGGGGCTCTCAGGAGTG AATGCTGGCTCTGAGGACAATCAAGGAGAAGGCAACATAGAGATGTTCCTCCTGCTTGGAGTGGTGGGAGGCCTGGTGATCGTGCTGATTGTCATGTCGACTTTACTGGTGTTCATGAGGCGGAA CTATCAGAGGAAGCTCAAAGCAGCCAAGGCCATGAACTCCGCAACGATGTCCATATCGGAAAACCAGAAATCTGGCCCAGTCGTTCCCGGCACCAACAAGTATACAATGGAAGG GGCGAACCCGGTGCTCAACCTCAACATCGAAACGACCACAGATCTGGGCTTCGACGAGGAGGACTCCAACAATGACAGATCCAG CCATCAAATCAATTGTCTATACTG CCTTAATTCCCTGGACTACAACATTGACATGAACATGAGTGAGAAAGACACTATGCCAATGATG GTAAtcgaggaggaagatgaagagaacgGCCAAAACTATTACGAGCCGCTGGGAGCAGCACTCGCTCAAAGAGGCAAGAGGAAGGGTGGAGAAGACACCCCGTCCCTGACCTTCGACAACCCTGCTCTCAGCACCACAGACCTGTGA
- the LOC105903066 gene encoding cadherin-related family member 2-like isoform X1, whose translation MSNISDTLVLHTEMGRLTIISFLVLVTLTAKAHSNLIPEITTDDLIRVREDTPVGHRAFMINATDPEGVPLRYSFKSVSALFQPNPTTGEVTVKSPLDREGQEVHTLMLVVSDGVYTDVQKTVTVVLEDGNDNQPVFQGTPYNAKIPENAALGTTVLRVSAKDADSGTSGYVGYYMSGVTPSDGAGLFEIGERTGAITLMGGLSFTEKSTFYQLDVTAKDGGGILEGQQVIQSSSVFIFVNVEDVPDIDPLFVNLPSTATVEEGTPSGTSVFKVRARDPDTGINSPIKYSIASASATGLFQIDEDSGVISVQAPFDREQYLESDGVITLEIKAEESTPNVHDVNAFATSEIQITIRDVNDNKPEFYDCTEACVIQNTFSGNIDEHSAVGLSVLGLSMKVIDGDKGENSTFTLSIEGPGKDAFSVSPSRAVSNTIVQILMKTPADVDFEKGAFMTVKLIAVDTKKEEFKSTATVTITINDINDNSPKFKQETYNLEIEEHSPAGTEIATITATDPDTEDVGNIVYKLLPESMLEFFNVDPDTGRITVENGDLLDREGRSFYSANLQAKDKANNTGTAILEITLLDKNDNAPKMIRESYIAFVNEGPGVNLKLQIQAIDDDQPGTDNSKIEYQIVESEFSHDFTINKDTGILKMTDALDREALDPALNGVIELNVTAYDKGIPPLGTSVIVEINVGDINDNSPLFQKKEYNFEVKESEKGAFINSVLAKDKDQTEMNNRISFSITGGSSGTFSVRSVPAPNNTGYWGNISVDQDIELDYETRKTYTFKVQALDLDRKEDSATVILKVLDVNDETPSLKTGLVIETKENNTVDGGVIGKIVGDDKDTVHQLEYELLRTECPCNESGVCQEEWFLVEPSGNVKINPEYVVDYESCHEVILHVQVTDTLTELGKNSSEGTITVRIEDINDHVPEFIQTQPNFVVAESTDRDTSVASVSATDRDSGENAIITFEVLAVRFVNNNNETEDLNKIFKVDQPPTPSDNTGIIRSLQSLDASKKGRYVITVEVKDKGGLSSTSEVVIFTVDQTFKVSLEFRSTAEDFANNQANIKWALESSTGTTVHIVKVSGQTEQRAAALTIVEAYFIFPDGTALQHDTVLNMVNGNGNTEYRDVLLGQGLSGVNAGSEDNQGEGNIEMFLLLGVVGGLVIVLIVMSTLLVFMRRNYQRKLKAAKAMNSATMSISENQKSGPVVPGTNKYTMEGANPVLNLNIETTTDLGFDEEDSNNDRSSHQINCLYCLNSLDYNIDMNMSEKDTMPMMVIEEEDEENGQNYYEPLGAALAQRGKRKGGEDTPSLTFDNPALSTTDL comes from the exons ATGAGCAACATATCAGACACTCTTG TGCTACACACAGAAATGGGGCGGTTGACGATCATTTCCTTTCTTGTCCTAGTGACTTTAACTGCCAAAG CCCACAGTAATTTGATCCCAGAAATCACCACAGATGATCTCATTCGTGTTCGTGAGGACACCCCTGTAG GTCATCGTGCATTTATGATTAATGCAACGGATCCTGAAGGGGTACCACTGAGATACAGTTTTAAATCTGTGTCAGCCCTTTTCCAGCCTAACCCGACGACAGGAGAGGTAACAGTCAAGTCTCCACTGGACAGAGAG GGGCAGGAAGTACACACGTTAATGCTAGTAGTCAGTGATGGTGTATACACAGAT GTGCAAAAAACAGTTACTGTAGTATTAGAAGATGGTAATGACAACCAGCCTGTATTCCAAGGGACACCATATAATGCCAAAATTCCAGAG AATGCAGCCCTAGGGACCACTGTTTTAAGAGTGTCCGCAAAAGATGCTGATTCAGGAACTTCTGGATATGTGGGCTATTATATGTCTGGG GTCACACCAAGTGATGGAGCAGGTCTCTTTGAAATTGGGGAAAGAACTGGGGCTATCACACTGATGGGAGGACTGAGCTTCACAGAGAAAAGCACTTTCTATCAGTTAGATGTCACCGCAAAG gATGGTGGTGGGATACTTGAAGGACAGCAAGTTATTCAGTCAAGCTCAGTCTTCATCTTTGTTAATGTGGAGGATGTCCCAGATATAGACCCTCTGTTCGTGAATCTCCCCAGCACTGCCACTGTGGAGGAAGGAACTCCTTCG GGTACATCTGTCTTTAAAGTGCGAGCCAGAGACCCCGACACAGGCATCAACTCACCGATAAAGTACAGCATTGCAA gcGCCTCTGCAACTGGCCTGTTCCAAATCGATGAGGATAGTGGCGTCATATCTGTCCAAGCACCATTTGATCGGGAGCAGTATTTGGAATCAGATGGAGTCATCACTCTAGAAATAAAG GCAGAGGAGTCCACACCGAATGTGCATGATGTCAATGCATTTGCAACCAGTGAAATTCAGATCACCATCAGGGACGTAAACGACAATAAACCAGAGTTTTACGATTGCACTGAGGCCTGTGTTATTCAGAACACGTTCAGTGGGAATATAGATGAGCATTCAGCTGTTGGACTCTCTGTGTTGGGCCTGAGCATGAAGGTGATAGATGGGGATAAG GGTGAAAACAGCACATTCACCCTGAGTATTGAGGGCCCAGGCAAGGAtgccttctctgtctccccaaGCCGTGCcgtgtcaaatactatagtgcAAATTCTGATGAAGACCCCTGCAGACGTCGACTTCGAGAAGGGTGCCTTTATGACAGTGAAG ttgatTGCTGTGGACACCAAAAAAGAGGAGTTCAAATCTACCGCCACTGTCACCATTACAATCAATGACATCAATGACAACAGTCCCAAATTCAAACAGGAGACCTACAACTTAGAAATTGAGGAGCACAGTCCAGCAGGAACAGAGATAGCAACCATCACA GCCACTGATCCAGATACAGAAGATGTTGGAAACATTGTCTACAAACTGCTTCCAGAGAGCAT gttggAGTTCTTCAACGTCGACCCAGACACTGGAAGAATCACAGTTGAAAACGGTGACCTTCTGGACAGAGAGGGCCGCAGTTTTTACTCTGCCAATCTGCAGGCAAAAGACAAGGCCAACAACACTGGCACTGCCATCCTGGAGATCACACTCCTGGACAAGAATGACAACGCACCAAAAATGATCAGAGAGTCGTACATTGCTTTTGTCAACGAGGGTCCTGGTGTTAACCTTAAACTTCAAATCCAG GCTATTGATGATGATCAACCTGGCACAGACAACAGCAAGATCGAGTATCAAATTGTCGAAAGTGAATTTAGTCACGATTTCACAATTAACAAGGATACTGGTATTTTAAAAATGACAGACGCCCTGGACAGGGAGGCTCTGGACCCTGCATTAAATGGAGTGATTGAGCTGAATGTGACTGCTTATGACAAAGGAATACCACCCCTTGGAACCTCGGTCATAGTGGAAATCAATGTTGGG GACATCAATGACAACAGCCCCCTCTTCCAGAAAAAAGAGTATAACTTTGAAgtgaaagaaagtgagaaag GTGCTTTCATCAACTCTGTGTTGGCCAAAGACAAGGACCAGACCGAGATGAACAACCGGATCTCGTTCAGCATCACCGGAGGCAGTTCCGGGACCTTCTCGGTCCGTAGCGTCCCAGCGCCAAACAACACAGGCTACTGGGGGAACATCAGCGTGGACCAGGACATCGAGCTAGATTATGAAACCCGCAAGACTTACACCTTCAAAGTGCAGGCTCTGGACTTGGACAGGAAAGAAGACTCAGCCACCGTGATTTTGAAAGTTTTGGATGTCAATGACGAGACGCCCAGCTTAAAAACGGGCCTAGTAATAGAAACGAAAGAGAACAACACCGTAGACGGAGGTGTGATTGGTAAGATTGTGGGTGACGATAAAGACACCGTGCACCAGCTTGAATATGAACTTCTCCGCACCGAGTGTCCATGCAATGAGTCTGGAGTTTGCCAGGAGGAGTGGTTCCtggtggagccttcagggaacGTGAAGATCAACCCAGAGTATGTGGTTGACTATGAAAGTTGCCACGAGGTGATCCTGCACGTGCAAGTGACTGACACTTTAACAGAGCTTGGCAAGAATAGCAGTGAGG GGACAATTACTGTCCGAATCGAAGATATAAATGACCACGTCCCAGAGTTCATCCAGACACAACCCAACTTTG TTGTTGCCGAAagcacagacagagatacaTCTGTGGCCAGCGTGTCT GCAACAGACCGGGACTCAGGGGAGAACGCCATCATAACGTTCGAAGTGCTGGCAGTGAGGTTCGTCAACAACAATAACGAGACTGAGGACCTTAACAAAATCTTCAAGGTGGACCAGCCACCAACACCTTCAGACAACACTGGAATAATACG ATCTCTTCAGAGTCTGGACGCCAGCAAGAAGGGGAGATATGTGATCACGGTTGAGGTGAAGGACAAAGGAGGACTGAGTTCAACTTCAGAAGTTGTG aTCTTCACCGTCGACCAGACTTTCAAAGTGTCCCTGGAGTTCCGATCTACTGCAGAAGATTTTGCTAATAACCAGGCAAATATTAAATG GGCGCTTGAGTCATCCACTGGAACAACAGTTCATATTGTCAAGGTCTCTGGACAAACAGAACAGAG GGCTGCTGCCTTAACTATTGTGGAGGCTTATTTCATCTTTCCTGATGGCACTGCCCTGCAACATGACACTGTTTTAAACATGGTGAATGGCAACGGAAACACAGAGTACCGGGATGTTCTATTAGGGCAGGGGCTCTCAGGAGTG AATGCTGGCTCTGAGGACAATCAAGGAGAAGGCAACATAGAGATGTTCCTCCTGCTTGGAGTGGTGGGAGGCCTGGTGATCGTGCTGATTGTCATGTCGACTTTACTGGTGTTCATGAGGCGGAA CTATCAGAGGAAGCTCAAAGCAGCCAAGGCCATGAACTCCGCAACGATGTCCATATCGGAAAACCAGAAATCTGGCCCAGTCGTTCCCGGCACCAACAAGTATACAATGGAAGG GGCGAACCCGGTGCTCAACCTCAACATCGAAACGACCACAGATCTGGGCTTCGACGAGGAGGACTCCAACAATGACAGATCCAG CCATCAAATCAATTGTCTATACTG CCTTAATTCCCTGGACTACAACATTGACATGAACATGAGTGAGAAAGACACTATGCCAATGATG GTAAtcgaggaggaagatgaagagaacgGCCAAAACTATTACGAGCCGCTGGGAGCAGCACTCGCTCAAAGAGGCAAGAGGAAGGGTGGAGAAGACACCCCGTCCCTGACCTTCGACAACCCTGCTCTCAGCACCACAGACCTGTGA